TTGACGTCGAACACCTTGATCGCGTGGTAACCGAACGGCGTCCGCACCGGCTGCGGCGAGACCTCGCCCTTCTTGAGCGCGAAGACCGCGCGCTCGAACTCCGGGACCATCTCGCCCTGCTTCACGAGGCCGAGGTCACCGCCCTTGGGCGCCGTGCCCGGGTCCTCGGACAGATCCTTCGCGAGCTTGGCGAAGTCCTCACCCGCCTTCGCGCGGCGGATCACGTCGGCGGTCTTCGCGCGGGCCTTGTCCTCCGCTTCGCTCCCACCGGTCTCGGCCACACGCGCGAGCACGTGCGCGACGCGTGCCTGGCGCGGCGCCTCGAACTCCTTCGCGTGCCCCGTGTAGTACTTCTGCACGTCGGCCTCGGCCACGGGCTTGACGAAGTCCTTCTGCGCGAGCGTGACGTACTGGATACGACGCCGCTCCGGCTGGCGGAACTCGGCGGAGTGCGCCGTCAGGTACGCTTGCAGCTCCGCGTCGGTCACCGTCGTCGCCGAGAGGATCGGGCCCAGCTCGACCAGCGCCCACGCCGCGCGGGCCTGGTCGTGGCGGAACGCGTACGCCTCCTCGACCTCGGCCGGCGTGGCCTTCACGCCGCTCCGCACCGTGCTCTCCGCCTTGAGCCGCGTCAGCTCCTGGCGCGCCTCGGCCTCGAAGGCCGCGGCGGTCATGCCGCGCCCCCGCAGGAACGCCTGGTACAGGCGCAGGGCGAAGCGACCGTTCTCCTGGAAGGCCCGCACCGCATGGATCTGCTCGTTGAGCTCCTCGTCCGAGACCTCGAGGCCCTCGCGCCGCGCGCGCTGCACGATCAGCTCCTCCTGGACGAGATCGTTGACGACCTGCTGCGGGAGCCCGAGCTGCTCGGCGAGCTCCGACGAGAAGCGGTCGCGGTAGACCTGCCGGTAGGCCTCCACGTACGCCTGGTAGCGGTGCTGGAAGCGCTCGATCGAGACCGACTCGCCGTTGACCGTGGCGACCGTGTCCGGCGTGGGCCCGCCGCCGACGCCCCGGGAGCCGAAGATGAAG
This sequence is a window from Candidatus Methylomirabilota bacterium. Protein-coding genes within it:
- a CDS encoding SurA N-terminal domain-containing protein gives rise to the protein MISAMRRYRKVLQVGLLVVVAAFVASLFIFGSRGVGGGPTPDTVATVNGESVSIERFQHRYQAYVEAYRQVYRDRFSSELAEQLGLPQQVVNDLVQEELIVQRARREGLEVSDEELNEQIHAVRAFQENGRFALRLYQAFLRGRGMTAAAFEAEARQELTRLKAESTVRSGVKATPAEVEEAYAFRHDQARAAWALVELGPILSATTVTDAELQAYLTAHSAEFRQPERRRIQYVTLAQKDFVKPVAEADVQKYYTGHAKEFEAPRQARVAHVLARVAETGGSEAEDKARAKTADVIRRAKAGEDFAKLAKDLSEDPGTAPKGGDLGLVKQGEMVPEFERAVFALKKGEVSPQPVRTPFGYHAIKVFDVKPGGLTPLKAVAAQIREKLQAEAAERATAAKAAEVRPKLQTAKDWEAEAKALGLTVAASTVGRAERLPMLARPDPLEDAVFALAQGGVSAPVRTPAGLVIAKFVEAIPAGVPPLAEVRDKVAAAAKREKAEAAVLERARRLAVDAKAGDFAAAAKKAGAQTGETPRFSRAKPADKLPADAMLAALGVPAGQITEPVKAAQGYYVLKVLERPAPDMSGLEAERAAVAKQVVAQKQSLAWQSWIDGARAGAKIDVSTRIRAPRG